The following are encoded in a window of Lactobacillus panisapium genomic DNA:
- the trxA gene encoding thioredoxin: protein MVDELTDQNFEEETKDGVVLTDFWATWCGPCKMQSPVVDELAEERQDVKFTKMDIDQNKETPSSLGIMAIPTLLIKKNGEIVDRITGYTPKAKLDQILNQYTD, encoded by the coding sequence ATGGTTGATGAACTAACAGATCAGAACTTTGAAGAAGAAACAAAAGATGGCGTTGTGCTAACAGATTTTTGGGCAACTTGGTGTGGTCCTTGCAAGATGCAATCGCCTGTTGTCGATGAATTGGCTGAAGAACGGCAAGATGTTAAGTTTACGAAGATGGATATTGATCAAAATAAAGAAACACCAAGTTCTCTTGGCATTATGGCTATCCCAACTTTACTCATTAAGAAAAATGGGGAAATTGTTGACCGGATAACTGGCTATACCCCAAAGGCCAAGCTTGATCAAATTCTCAATCAATATACTGATTAA
- the alaS gene encoding alanine--tRNA ligase, producing MKKLTSSEFRQMFLDFFKQHGHMVLPSQSLIPQDDPTLLWINSGVATMKKYFDGSVVPKNHRITSSQKSIRTNDIENVGKTARHQTFFEMLGNFSVGDYFKKEAITWAWEFLTSPDWLDFDPQKLYCTVYPKDTEAQKIWLEVGMPEDHIVKLEENFWDIGEGPCGPDSEIFYDRGQENNDVAEDDPENFPGGENARYLEIWNIVFSQYNHLANGQYVDQPHKNIDTGMGLERVLSILQDAPTNFETDLFLPIIHETEKMTANKKYGENKADTTAFKIIADHVRTVSFAIADGALPSNTGRGYVLRRLIRRADLNGQRLGIKGAFLYKLVPVVGKIMESHYPEVTDQKSFIAKVIKNEEERFQLTLDSGLSLLDDLIQAAKKDHDKTIAGKDAFKLFDTYGFPYELTFESAQDAGLKVDKKGFDAEMKAQKERARKARGNLQSMGAQDETLMNLKDKSEFEYGVYEEKHAKLIDIIVDDKLVDKADGEQATLIFDKTPFYAERGGQVADHGDIYNHDGDLVAKVTDVQHAPNDQNMHFVDVILPLEKGQEYTLKIDRVRREGLRHSHTATHLLHAALRSVLGEHTHQAGSLVEPDFLRFDFTAVEPMTPKELKSVENMVNQKIWEAIDVKTTITDPESGKEMGALALFDGKYGDQVRVVQVSDFSIEFCGGTHCANTNQIGIFKITSESAIGAGLRRIEAVMSKKAYEYLANRSELLDEIQAEVKSTKPQDILDKVDSLEQDLHDSQKQVEELNSKINQIKAGAIFNNVEQAGDLTVIAQKADVNGMNDLRELADTWKSGNKSDVLVLAAGKDGKANMIISLNQKALDHGLKAGDLIKQVAPIFGGGGGGRPNMAQAGGKKPECLDEAIKQVLTLVSNNK from the coding sequence ATGAAGAAACTGACAAGTTCTGAATTTAGACAAATGTTTTTAGACTTCTTTAAACAGCATGGTCACATGGTCTTGCCTAGTCAGTCACTAATTCCACAAGATGATCCAACTCTTCTTTGGATTAACTCTGGTGTGGCGACAATGAAGAAATATTTTGACGGTTCCGTTGTGCCGAAGAATCACAGAATCACAAGTTCGCAAAAATCAATCCGGACTAATGATATTGAAAATGTCGGTAAAACGGCGCGACACCAAACTTTCTTTGAAATGCTTGGCAACTTTTCTGTAGGTGATTACTTTAAAAAAGAAGCAATTACTTGGGCTTGGGAATTTTTGACCAGTCCTGATTGGCTTGATTTTGATCCGCAAAAATTATACTGTACCGTTTATCCTAAGGATACCGAGGCCCAAAAGATTTGGCTTGAAGTCGGAATGCCGGAAGATCACATTGTCAAACTTGAAGAAAACTTTTGGGATATTGGGGAAGGTCCTTGTGGTCCCGATTCCGAAATTTTTTATGATCGTGGGCAAGAAAATAATGATGTGGCCGAAGATGACCCTGAAAACTTCCCTGGTGGGGAAAACGCGCGTTACCTTGAAATTTGGAACATTGTTTTCTCACAATACAACCACTTGGCAAATGGTCAATATGTTGATCAACCCCATAAGAATATTGATACCGGTATGGGATTAGAGCGTGTCTTGTCAATTTTGCAAGATGCTCCAACCAATTTTGAAACAGACCTCTTCTTACCAATTATCCATGAAACAGAAAAAATGACTGCCAATAAGAAGTATGGCGAAAATAAGGCAGATACAACTGCTTTTAAAATCATTGCTGATCACGTAAGAACGGTTAGTTTCGCAATTGCCGATGGCGCTTTGCCTTCCAACACAGGACGTGGCTACGTTTTACGGCGGTTAATCAGACGGGCAGATTTAAATGGTCAACGGTTAGGAATTAAAGGCGCATTTTTGTATAAATTGGTTCCAGTAGTCGGCAAGATTATGGAAAGCCATTACCCTGAAGTCACAGACCAGAAGAGCTTTATCGCTAAGGTAATCAAGAACGAGGAAGAAAGATTCCAATTGACACTTGATTCCGGCTTGAGCTTATTAGACGATTTAATTCAAGCTGCGAAAAAGGATCATGATAAAACAATTGCGGGTAAGGATGCGTTCAAGCTCTTTGATACTTACGGCTTTCCGTATGAATTAACCTTTGAGTCCGCTCAAGATGCAGGCTTAAAAGTTGATAAAAAGGGCTTTGATGCAGAAATGAAGGCACAAAAAGAGCGTGCCCGTAAGGCTCGTGGTAATCTGCAATCCATGGGTGCACAAGATGAAACCCTGATGAACTTAAAGGATAAGTCAGAGTTTGAATATGGTGTCTATGAAGAAAAGCACGCTAAGCTAATCGACATTATTGTTGATGATAAGTTAGTTGATAAAGCCGATGGCGAGCAGGCTACGTTAATTTTTGACAAGACCCCATTTTACGCTGAACGCGGTGGCCAAGTGGCTGATCACGGTGATATCTACAACCATGATGGTGATTTGGTAGCTAAAGTAACAGACGTGCAACATGCACCAAACGACCAAAACATGCACTTTGTTGATGTTATTTTGCCACTGGAAAAAGGACAAGAATATACCTTAAAAATTGACCGCGTCCGTCGTGAAGGCCTGCGTCATTCACATACCGCAACGCACTTGCTGCACGCCGCTTTACGGAGTGTGCTCGGTGAACATACCCACCAAGCAGGAAGTTTAGTTGAACCAGATTTTCTCCGCTTTGACTTTACTGCCGTTGAGCCAATGACTCCTAAAGAACTTAAGTCAGTTGAAAACATGGTTAACCAAAAGATTTGGGAAGCAATTGATGTTAAAACGACTATTACTGATCCCGAAAGCGGAAAAGAAATGGGCGCTTTGGCTTTGTTTGATGGCAAATATGGCGATCAGGTTCGGGTAGTTCAAGTTAGTGATTTCTCCATTGAATTTTGTGGGGGAACGCACTGTGCTAATACTAACCAAATCGGTATTTTTAAGATTACCTCGGAATCAGCTATCGGAGCCGGTTTAAGACGAATTGAAGCTGTAATGTCGAAGAAGGCTTATGAATACTTAGCTAACCGTTCAGAATTACTGGATGAGATTCAAGCTGAAGTAAAATCGACTAAACCGCAAGATATTTTGGATAAGGTTGACAGTCTAGAACAAGACTTGCATGATAGCCAAAAGCAAGTAGAAGAACTTAATTCTAAGATTAATCAGATTAAAGCCGGAGCAATTTTTAATAACGTTGAACAAGCCGGTGACTTAACGGTTATCGCTCAAAAAGCCGATGTTAACGGCATGAATGACTTACGTGAACTTGCAGATACGTGGAAGAGCGGTAATAAGTCAGATGTCTTAGTTTTAGCTGCTGGAAAAGATGGCAAAGCAAACATGATTATTAGCTTGAATCAAAAAGCTCTTGATCACGGTTTAAAGGCTGGCGATTTAATTAAACAAGTTGCCCCAATCTTCGGTGGTGGCGGCGGTGGTCGTCCAAACATGGCTCAAGCTGGTGGTAAAAAACCTGAGTGTCTTGACGAGGCGATTAAGCAAGTTCTCACACTAGTTTCAAATAATAAATAA
- a CDS encoding DUF1292 domain-containing protein: MTQEVHGDDRQITLVDDQGNEELYEILFTFHSDDYDKSYVLLYPASAGEDEEIEVLAFSYDADDAGDVTSSDLHEIEADDEWNMVQGVLNTFLDDDRLSGE, from the coding sequence ATGACACAAGAAGTTCACGGTGATGACCGTCAAATTACCTTAGTTGATGATCAAGGTAATGAAGAATTATACGAAATTTTATTCACATTTCATTCAGATGACTATGATAAGTCGTACGTTTTGCTTTATCCTGCTTCAGCTGGTGAGGATGAAGAAATTGAGGTTCTTGCTTTTAGTTATGATGCAGATGATGCAGGCGATGTAACCAGCAGTGATTTGCACGAAATTGAAGCAGACGATGAATGGAACATGGTTCAAGGAGTCCTAAATACCTTCTTGGATGATGATCGCTTAAGTGGTGAATAA
- a CDS encoding endonuclease MutS2: MNDKILETLEFAKITDRLQEMAITAPAKSQAANLVPSSKFSWVQQALKQTLTGTNMLRIKGQLPLTDFMDVKPSTKRLRINANLNAAELGNLLLVLTLANDVNGFLEDVDDEELDLTAIETILEDLNVPEDFFNQLKKSLTFDGEVLDTASSALAQLRRELKANDEEIKKRMDGYLKGNSSKYLSEQIVTIRDERYVIPVRQEYRNKFGGVVHDQSASGQTLFIEPSSVLNLNNRVQNLLAQERREIQRILHSLSSQARQEVDSIEQIAAALTALDFIQAKAKLARELKATEPQLTEDHSLVFLQARHPLIDPKKVVANDIRLGEDFDTMLITGPNTGGKTITLKTVGILQLMVQAGLFIPVAENSKAGVFKDICADIGDEQSIEQSLSTFSSHINGIIKIMKNVDEQTLVLIDEIGAGTDPEEGASLAISILDFLRKKQAKIIVTTHYPELKLYGYNRPKAINASMEFDLKTLSPTYRLQIGIPGHSNAFAIARRLGMREDVVKNAEGLMSDDNADINQMIAELAKQTKKASTARRHLETSLDRSRKLEVKLQQALDWYNQRVQKQLEFAQERANEVVAKSRKKAEKIIEQLQKQPNNVKQNELIDAKGKLTQLEKQNENLAHNRVLQKEKRRHHVKVGDQVKVLSYNQTGTITKKLSEHQYEVQMGIIKVKVSDRDVEKINQQKQQTKKTVRAVSSNRRSNARSELDLRGQRYDEAMTNLDRYIDSVLLAGLDVVTIIHGIGTGAIRKGVWQYLRSSSHVKSFNYAPANEGGNGATIVHLK; encoded by the coding sequence ATGAATGACAAAATATTAGAAACATTAGAATTTGCAAAGATTACGGATCGCTTGCAGGAAATGGCAATTACCGCCCCAGCAAAAAGCCAGGCGGCTAATTTGGTACCTAGTAGCAAATTTTCGTGGGTACAACAAGCTTTAAAGCAGACATTAACTGGCACCAATATGCTGCGCATCAAGGGGCAACTACCCTTAACGGACTTTATGGATGTGAAGCCCAGTACGAAACGACTGCGGATTAATGCTAATTTAAATGCGGCTGAGCTTGGTAATTTACTGCTGGTTTTAACTTTGGCTAATGATGTCAATGGCTTTTTAGAAGACGTTGATGATGAAGAGCTTGATCTGACTGCAATTGAAACTATTCTGGAAGATTTAAACGTTCCAGAAGACTTTTTTAATCAGTTAAAAAAGTCGCTAACTTTTGATGGTGAAGTACTCGATACCGCGTCAAGCGCGTTAGCACAATTACGGCGAGAATTAAAAGCAAACGATGAAGAAATCAAAAAGCGCATGGACGGCTATCTTAAGGGAAATAGCAGTAAATATTTGTCTGAGCAAATTGTTACCATTAGGGATGAACGTTACGTTATTCCGGTTAGACAAGAATACCGCAATAAATTTGGCGGTGTAGTCCATGATCAGAGTGCCAGCGGGCAAACCCTGTTTATCGAGCCTAGCAGCGTCCTTAATTTAAATAATCGGGTGCAAAACCTGTTAGCTCAGGAACGCAGGGAAATTCAGCGGATTTTACATTCTCTTTCTTCGCAGGCACGGCAAGAAGTTGATTCGATTGAGCAGATTGCTGCTGCATTAACTGCGTTAGACTTTATTCAGGCTAAAGCAAAATTAGCACGTGAACTGAAGGCAACAGAGCCTCAACTAACTGAAGACCATTCGCTTGTTTTTTTGCAGGCGCGACATCCGTTAATTGATCCCAAAAAAGTAGTTGCTAATGATATTCGTTTGGGTGAAGATTTTGATACAATGCTGATTACTGGTCCGAATACCGGTGGTAAGACAATTACATTAAAGACCGTGGGCATTTTGCAATTAATGGTGCAAGCAGGACTATTCATTCCTGTTGCTGAAAATAGTAAGGCTGGCGTTTTCAAGGATATTTGTGCCGATATTGGTGATGAACAGTCAATCGAACAATCACTTAGTACTTTTTCTTCGCATATTAATGGCATCATTAAAATAATGAAAAATGTTGATGAGCAAACTTTAGTGTTAATCGATGAGATTGGAGCTGGAACTGATCCCGAGGAAGGGGCAAGTTTGGCAATTAGCATCTTGGATTTCTTGCGAAAAAAGCAAGCTAAGATAATTGTTACTACTCATTACCCTGAGTTAAAACTGTATGGCTACAACCGCCCCAAAGCAATAAATGCTTCAATGGAATTTGATTTAAAAACTTTATCACCAACTTATCGCCTGCAAATCGGTATTCCTGGGCACAGTAACGCCTTTGCAATTGCACGGCGCTTAGGAATGCGTGAAGATGTTGTAAAAAATGCGGAAGGTCTAATGTCTGATGATAATGCAGATATTAACCAAATGATTGCCGAACTAGCCAAACAGACTAAAAAGGCGTCAACCGCACGCCGGCATTTAGAAACCAGCCTTGATCGGAGTAGAAAACTTGAAGTAAAATTGCAGCAAGCACTTGATTGGTATAACCAGCGTGTGCAAAAGCAGTTAGAATTTGCCCAGGAACGGGCCAATGAAGTTGTCGCCAAAAGCCGAAAGAAAGCCGAAAAAATCATTGAGCAGCTGCAAAAGCAGCCGAATAATGTTAAGCAAAACGAACTGATTGATGCGAAGGGAAAGTTAACGCAGCTTGAAAAGCAAAATGAAAACTTAGCTCATAATCGCGTCCTGCAAAAAGAAAAAAGACGGCATCACGTCAAGGTAGGCGACCAGGTTAAAGTTTTATCTTACAATCAAACAGGAACAATCACTAAAAAACTATCTGAGCATCAATATGAAGTCCAGATGGGCATTATTAAAGTAAAAGTGAGTGATCGTGATGTTGAAAAGATAAATCAGCAAAAGCAGCAAACTAAGAAAACCGTCCGTGCTGTTAGTTCCAACCGGCGAAGTAACGCCCGTAGCGAACTTGATTTACGTGGACAGCGTTATGATGAGGCAATGACCAACCTTGATCGGTATATTGATTCTGTTTTGCTTGCTGGCCTTGATGTTGTCACAATCATTCACGGAATTGGAACAGGTGCAATCAGAAAAGGTGTGTGGCAATATTTGCGTTCGAGTAGTCACGTAAAAAGCTTTAATTATGCCCCTGCTAACGAGGGTGGTAACGGTGCAACTATTGTCCATTTGAAATAA
- the mscL gene encoding large-conductance mechanosensitive channel protein MscL, which yields MLKEFKQFIERGNVIDLAVGVIIGGAFTNIVNSLVTNLINPLIGLFIGKIDLSNLVVKVGGATFRYGSFINTVINFLIIAFIVFLLVKAVNKVTKPQPAPAQPSAEDYLKDIRDLLQAKNN from the coding sequence ATGCTAAAAGAGTTTAAACAATTTATTGAACGTGGAAATGTAATCGACTTGGCTGTTGGTGTTATCATCGGCGGAGCTTTTACTAATATTGTAAATTCATTAGTAACAAACTTAATTAACCCATTAATTGGTCTATTTATTGGCAAAATTGATTTATCAAATTTAGTAGTCAAGGTTGGCGGCGCAACCTTTAGGTATGGTTCATTTATTAACACTGTGATTAACTTCTTAATTATTGCATTCATTGTTTTCTTACTTGTGAAGGCTGTCAATAAAGTAACCAAACCGCAACCGGCTCCAGCTCAGCCATCTGCTGAAGATTACTTAAAAGATATTCGGGATTTGCTTCAAGCAAAAAATAACTAA
- a CDS encoding XTP/dITP diphosphatase gives MKEILFATTNYGKVKELKEAFKKAKIDVAIKTNKDLAHAPIVEEYGTTFEQNAKLKAHALADYSQMVTIADDSGLMVDALDGAPGVRSARFAGEEHNDSKNNAKLLVELGGVKPEKRTARFNTTIVASMPGNFAQDLVVSGQCSGLILAAPRGEDGFGYDPLFYVPEKGKTFAEMTVEEKNSLSHRGRAIQKLLAAFPAWLAQF, from the coding sequence ATGAAAGAAATTTTGTTTGCTACGACCAATTATGGCAAGGTTAAGGAATTAAAAGAGGCTTTTAAAAAAGCCAAAATAGATGTTGCTATCAAAACTAACAAAGATTTGGCTCATGCGCCAATTGTTGAGGAATATGGAACAACCTTTGAGCAAAATGCTAAATTAAAGGCGCATGCTCTGGCTGATTACAGTCAAATGGTGACCATTGCTGATGACTCAGGATTAATGGTGGATGCTCTTGATGGGGCCCCCGGAGTTCGGTCCGCTCGGTTTGCCGGAGAGGAGCATAATGACAGCAAAAATAATGCTAAATTGTTGGTAGAACTTGGCGGGGTAAAACCTGAAAAAAGGACAGCACGTTTTAATACCACGATTGTGGCTTCGATGCCGGGCAATTTTGCTCAGGATCTAGTCGTTTCGGGTCAGTGTAGTGGCCTTATTCTGGCGGCTCCTCGAGGAGAAGATGGTTTTGGCTATGATCCTTTGTTTTATGTTCCAGAAAAAGGCAAAACCTTTGCTGAAATGACGGTTGAAGAAAAAAATAGTTTGTCACACCGTGGCAGGGCAATCCAAAAATTATTGGCTGCTTTTCCTGCCTGGCTAGCGCAATTTTAA
- a CDS encoding mechanosensitive ion channel family protein, whose amino-acid sequence MKQAFQINQKVLKINWDQIGEQLISVVWQLAISSLIFYLINQFGKKIINHYLNHSKRPQTKRSKTVAALINSIFSYTVIFFYLFAVLSILGIPIGTLLASAGIFSLALGMGAQGFVSDLVNGFFILSEDQFDVGDIVQINNQTGVVVQLGLRTTRLKGTDGSIIYIPNRNISIVQNLAHGGIGLDIELQLKVSNDFNKVHQLIEQVNNDIDIGKNVLVQGPNIIGITAQTAQTATYVIHFQVEPGHEKAVQDQYLTHYLKTLQANGILLAQ is encoded by the coding sequence GCGAGCAATTAATCTCAGTTGTGTGGCAATTAGCAATATCATCTTTGATATTCTATTTAATTAATCAATTTGGCAAAAAAATTATTAATCATTATTTAAATCATAGCAAGCGCCCACAAACCAAGCGATCGAAAACAGTTGCGGCTTTAATTAATAGTATTTTTTCTTATACAGTTATCTTCTTTTATTTATTTGCTGTTTTATCAATATTGGGTATTCCAATTGGGACTTTGCTAGCTAGTGCTGGTATCTTTTCTCTTGCTTTAGGCATGGGAGCTCAGGGCTTTGTCAGTGATTTAGTCAACGGCTTTTTCATTTTGAGTGAAGATCAATTTGATGTTGGTGACATTGTCCAGATTAATAATCAAACTGGGGTGGTTGTTCAGCTAGGATTACGGACGACCAGACTAAAAGGAACAGATGGTTCGATTATCTACATCCCTAACCGCAATATCTCAATTGTCCAAAATCTCGCCCACGGCGGTATTGGTCTTGATATTGAATTGCAGTTAAAAGTTTCCAATGACTTTAACAAGGTTCATCAACTCATTGAGCAAGTAAATAATGACATAGACATAGGTAAAAATGTCCTTGTCCAAGGTCCCAATATTATCGGGATTACCGCACAGACAGCCCAAACAGCTACATATGTCATTCATTTTCAAGTCGAACCAGGGCATGAAAAAGCTGTCCAAGATCAATATTTGACGCATTACTTAAAAACGCTGCAAGCAAATGGCATTTTATTAGCACAATAA
- the ruvX gene encoding Holliday junction resolvase RuvX, whose amino-acid sequence MRLLGLDVGSKTVGVAVSDELGITAQKVTTIPIDETRFNFGMRPLKKIVREYDPDGFVLGLPKNMDGSSGASVARSKAYGKRLKDKFGLPVYYSDERLTTVESSRVLVEEAGIHDRHKRKKVIDQMAAVLILQNYLDLNRKD is encoded by the coding sequence ATGAGACTGCTTGGTTTAGATGTTGGATCAAAAACTGTTGGTGTAGCTGTTAGCGATGAGCTAGGCATAACCGCCCAAAAGGTCACAACAATTCCAATTGATGAAACACGATTTAATTTTGGCATGCGCCCACTGAAAAAAATTGTCCGTGAATACGATCCAGATGGTTTTGTCTTGGGCTTGCCCAAAAATATGGATGGCTCATCTGGAGCATCTGTTGCTCGCAGTAAGGCATACGGTAAAAGGCTGAAAGATAAATTCGGATTGCCCGTTTATTATTCTGATGAACGATTAACGACAGTTGAATCAAGTCGGGTTTTGGTCGAAGAAGCCGGAATTCATGATCGGCACAAGCGTAAGAAAGTAATCGACCAAATGGCCGCGGTTTTGATTTTGCAGAATTATTTAGACTTAAACCGAAAGGATTAA
- a CDS encoding YslB family protein, with protein MKFFMQDNKQQSEHVYFVNQLYRDFLLPTILGEDNEAILYWGGKKIARKYDLSSFDDVVSFFATTEFGDLTRVKQRRTETVFELSGQSVTDRLNSDSHEFSLEAGILAEAVQKETGRTTECELKIDDKRKIVQIAAKFD; from the coding sequence ATGAAATTCTTTATGCAAGACAACAAGCAACAAAGCGAACACGTGTATTTTGTTAATCAGTTATACCGCGACTTTCTTTTACCCACCATTTTAGGTGAAGACAATGAGGCAATCTTATATTGGGGTGGCAAAAAAATTGCCCGCAAATATGATTTGTCGTCTTTTGACGACGTAGTCAGTTTTTTTGCTACCACTGAATTTGGCGATTTAACAAGAGTAAAGCAGCGGCGAACTGAGACCGTTTTTGAATTAAGCGGCCAAAGTGTAACCGATCGCTTGAACAGCGATAGTCATGAGTTTTCTCTAGAAGCCGGAATTTTAGCAGAAGCAGTCCAAAAAGAAACTGGTCGGACTACAGAATGCGAACTAAAGATTGATGATAAAAGGAAAATCGTTCAAATAGCAGCCAAATTTGACTAA
- a CDS encoding IreB family regulatory phosphoprotein, translating into MSSLDKTMHFDFNENKGKNVYDTLQDVYNALEEKGYNPVNQIVGYLLSGDPAYIPRHNDARNLILKHERDEIIEELVKSYLGKNK; encoded by the coding sequence ATGAGTTCGCTAGATAAGACAATGCATTTTGACTTTAATGAAAATAAAGGCAAAAATGTTTATGATACTCTGCAAGATGTTTACAATGCCCTTGAAGAAAAAGGGTATAATCCCGTTAATCAGATTGTTGGTTACTTATTGTCTGGTGATCCGGCTTATATTCCACGGCATAATGACGCTCGTAATTTGATTTTAAAGCACGAACGTGATGAAATTATTGAAGAGCTTGTTAAAAGTTATCTTGGAAAAAACAAATAG
- the murI gene encoding glutamate racemase translates to MDNRPIGLLDSGVGGLTVVKKIIQKMPGESTVFIGDNAHIPYGDKTKEEIVELTRNSVNFLLSKNVKLIIFACNTATAVAMDIIQKEITVPIIGVIQSGSSAAIRATQTNRVAVVATQMTVALHAYQTEINARDPKVQVTELAAPQLVPLIEKNAGRSNYLSALQQTLKPLENSTFDTLILGCTHYPIIRDEFVQCLPTGVQVVDPADQVAESTFELMKQKGLLGASTQSAQHEYYTTGEVELVEKLGKIVLNDANFTAHHL, encoded by the coding sequence ATGGATAATCGGCCAATCGGCCTGTTAGATTCTGGCGTTGGTGGTTTAACTGTTGTCAAAAAAATCATTCAAAAAATGCCAGGCGAATCAACTGTTTTTATCGGTGATAATGCCCATATCCCATATGGTGATAAGACGAAAGAAGAAATAGTCGAACTGACTAGAAACAGTGTCAATTTTTTATTAAGTAAAAATGTTAAGTTGATTATTTTTGCTTGCAATACTGCCACGGCAGTCGCGATGGATATCATCCAAAAAGAAATAACCGTTCCAATTATCGGCGTGATTCAATCTGGAAGCAGTGCGGCAATTCGCGCAACTCAAACTAATCGGGTTGCAGTAGTTGCCACGCAAATGACAGTGGCACTCCATGCTTACCAAACAGAAATTAATGCGCGCGATCCTAAAGTTCAGGTGACAGAGCTTGCGGCACCACAATTAGTGCCTTTGATTGAAAAAAATGCTGGCAGATCAAACTATTTGTCAGCCTTGCAGCAAACCCTAAAGCCACTAGAAAATAGCACATTTGATACCTTGATTTTAGGGTGCACGCATTATCCAATTATTCGTGATGAGTTCGTTCAGTGTCTCCCGACTGGGGTTCAGGTAGTCGATCCTGCAGATCAGGTAGCGGAAAGTACCTTTGAATTGATGAAGCAAAAAGGGCTGTTAGGTGCCAGTACCCAATCTGCTCAACATGAATATTACACAACTGGTGAGGTTGAGTTAGTAGAAAAATTGGGCAAAATAGTGCTTAATGACGCTAATTTTACCGCTCATCATTTATAA